In Phaseolus vulgaris cultivar G19833 chromosome 7, P. vulgaris v2.0, whole genome shotgun sequence, the genomic stretch TAGAAAATTTCATGTTCGATTTCTGCGGACAAGTAGTTAGACATGATGTATTCAATGTTATGGAAAAGATCTATTTAATAGAAAATTCTGATGTGTGAAAAATACGTTGGATTAGTGACAGTTATATTACTTATGAAATTAGTGTTTGATCGAATGTACCAGAAAATACTTATGACAAAAAAATGTTTACAGTGCACCtaaattaagaaatttaatAAGGATTAAGGAGGAGTCATGTACCTTGGTCGGGAAAGTGACAGTTAATTAGGTACATGTCATGTCCAAAGCGACAGTTAATTAAGTTGATCTAAAACGTCTTTATTATGTTTTTGAAATTACCCTTTGAATAACAATTCTTCAAAATGATAAAACCGAGAGAACTAGATCTTTACATCCAAGATTTAGGTCACGAATCTAACATACAGTTGCACAATCAAGTTTGGATTCAATACACGGTTAGGTACATAGTACAGTTCAATTATATAACACAAGGAAAAGAAACCAGAATCAGTCTCATAAGGATCATGGTTTAAAGACAAAATGCACATTAAAATCTTTCTTGAAGACAGATAAAAACTTTCTCATTACTGTACCACCTTTGAAAAGTTCACTCATTACAGTTTCACATTGGCCGACCGtaaataaatttacaaaaaactATGAAATTACACATTTTCTATAGCATCTGTCTGCAAAACCCCTGCACTTCGTGCACCAGCCAATCTCTCTGCAGTCAATCTCTCTTCCAGTGCTCGAGCACCTCTTTCTCTGCAAGAAAAGAGCACTTACAACGGTGAGTAGTTTTAAGCAATGTAATTGCTTCAACAATGGAAATTGGTATTAGTTTATCAAATAAAAcctaaattaaagaagaaaagaaagcaaaaagTCATTTGTCAACAACTTTTTCTAATTTCTTTTAGCATAATCATTTACCACCGAGCAATTCATTGTAGTCTTTTTATTGTCTATTTATGCAAATGATGCGTCATGCATTGCTTCACTGTAATAATTTCTAATATGTAATGCAGGGTGAGTTAAAACTAAAGCAAAGTAATGTGAAGTTACCGTCTCCTAGATGCCTCAATGGGGTCAGAACCTGGCAAAGGTTCACCTCCGAGAGTGTAACCTTGAGCATCATTAGAAGCATCTGATCTTCCCCAACAGAGCATTCGATGAAAGATTGATGCAATAGGGTCTATAACTGGTCTGAAAacagcaaaaataaaaaaattgtttaaagagaTTACAAGAGGTTGTAAAGCATCATAAAATATTGCAGGCAAAACTAAAACCACAACTTACCTAAAAACATCTGGAAAAAATGTAGAAAATGCAAAATCCTCACTTGGGTCACCTTTGAGTTTCGTTTCTGGGTTTCTCTGCCAGTATCTGAGGTAAATCCAGCTCATATATGTACCAAATATTACAGTTGGAAGATATGATGTTGCCTCTAGTGTCCAGAAGCTCGTAGCAATAGAACACAATAAAGCGATAGATGGTAACCACTGAACAGAAATGGAAGTGGTGTCAGTGCCATATTAAGAGGATCACCACAAACCCATTGTCACTGAAAAgtaatgaattaaaattaatggaaaaaaaattagaacatCAAACCTTCACTTTTATCTTAAGGAAAGGAAGCTCTAGATCTGGTATAATTTGCTTGATGCCAACCAAGAAGCCAGATATAACTCCATGAAATCCAGAGAGTGGTATATAACTAAAACAATGCAAGATCATAAAGATCAGAAAAATTGGACCAAAGATCAAATGGCACATATGATGTGTACTAAATTTGAACAAATGATAGCATATAACAAAATGACGTGAAGGACCTAAAAAATGTTGAAGTTCAAATATTCAATACTTTTAATGTTCAGCTTACTAAATACCCAACCAtgaatattttcttattaaaaagAGTAACCAATTAATCTCCAATAGAAGTGTATTTTTGTCATTTACCGACCTGTATGATAGTTTTTTCAGTTTATGTTCGAGATTGGAAGAATGTTTACTGCTAAGTTATTTAATGACCTGTATAGTAATCTTAATACTAACGTAGTACTAATCACATGATCTCTAGGCTATATATGTCATCGAAAATCTAGAATCTCTAGGTTTACTTCTTCTACAATCAAGGGGGTTTGTGATTCATTAATGCATGCTAATTAAGGATGAGAGCCATTGTTGACTATTTTTTAATACGACCaaattaatataacaattaaaagAATCAATCAGGGATTGCATACCATTGCTTAAGAGAAACTTAATCGTAACCTCAAGAGAAAAAACCAACTATAAATAGGAGAGACAACAAGAAAGGACTAATGCTCAATGCTCTAGCACATTAGTCTCCTAAGCTTTTGGTTAGAACAAGAAGAACGGAGAGTCCAAGTGCAGTGCAATGCGAAATAGGAAAATCAAATGAACAGATCCAAAATAAGTTAGAGAACAACATCAGCAACTTACAGGTAATGTTCCAGCCTTGTAGTGTAGTACAAAGCAATAGCAGTGATGAAAATGCAGAGAGAAGTTAGAAAGTTAACTAGAAAGATGAACTTTATAAATTCCCTGGGACCCCATACTGGTTCAAGCAGCTTTCCAATGAAGAGAAGACCAATTGTGCTGATCACTACCTATACAAAGTAACACAAATCTTAATTGTAAAATTTTGGTTAAAGCAAGAGAAACATAATTTGATGGAAGTGTATATATTTAACATACCCCATAGACAGATTGTTCAAGGTAACCGGCTGTAACGAGGTTCCAGGCAAATGGGATAGTCCTGCAAAAGAAACCAATAGGAAAATAAGCTTTAAGCCAATTAAATGCATTTTTAGATTAAAGTATCCAAATCTAAATTTGCAAACTGGGAGTCTTACTTCTACAAAATTGAGTTTCAGGAAAAAAAGTTAATGTGCAAACGTGCTTTTGAGAGTAACCAAACATGTCATGGAACTGAGTTTAGAGCAGCTCTGATGGAAAACCAAACATAGTCTAAACTTGTATTTGATATGAACTGCAGTCTTAGACATGATGACATTGCAAATAATGAGCATCGTTTGAGAGCTCAAaagtacttttatttttatttccaaaacaaTAATTTCGTCCTCCTTCATTTTGTACATCGGAATTTGGAAAATGTTCATTAAAACTCAAAAAAAGCACTTCTCTAACATAGCCAACAAGAAATGAAACGTGTAGTGGTGAAATGACAAGATAGTGTTAATAGATAGATAGAAATATACCTGGCGGGAATGAGCGCGAGGTAGGTGATAGCGGAAGGGAAGAGGTGAACGACAATGTGAAGAGCAATGAGCACGACCGAGAGACCCTTGCAGAGGCGCGTGAACCCAGATGCACCCAACAACCTCGTACCCTGTAACTCATTCGTTGCAATGGTTTGTTTAAACAGTACATTCTCAATTGTTTTaacaaaaaaacagaaacaaagaaagacagagaaagagagagagatacCTGCGACTGCGACGGTGGTGGCGTGCTCATGGAGGCCAGATCCTGGATTTGAATCTGAAGaagtggaagaagaagagaagattCGGTTCCATTCACTTCACTGCAACTACGGTGCTATATAGTTGACGTAATTGTAAAAAAGTAGTAAGTAAAAATCTGGTAATAATTAGTTACTTTCTGAGTTGTTGGATTGGATAGTGTGAAACTCAATTCCTCAAATCCTTtactttcttttccttctctttccTTACATTTCATCTTCACTCACTCTTCTGCAATGCAATGCGTTTGGACAAATCAGGGATTTGTCTCGTGTGcctaaaatttgatttctattcATGATTTCATAATGTGAGTTTGAAGATTGCAAATGAAATTTTACGTAAAATTAATTGTTTGGTAAATTTAGGGTGGAATTTGTTTTACTCTTAAAtcattttagaagaaaaaaaaacaaatttatctttttaagaCGACTTTGCTAGAAATTTCACAGCATCAGTGTCTATccataaaatactaaaattaattttattattcccAATAAATGTGTTATATatcttttatgaaaataatttttagtccattgaagaaaatgttattaaaaaataaaagttatttccTGAAAGAAGGATTTTACCGAATACCTGCTTGTATTAATACATCTCTGACACACATACACGTCTTCTATAAAAATTAAAGGTTACATTTTATCTCACCGTCCCCATTTTCCtctgaataatattttttgaaatgcaAAAATAGTTAGTTACTCCCGACAAAACTCTTTAATGTGTACAAAACtaataattaaattgtaattaaCACACTTTAGAGATTTAATTATCTATTAACCACGTTGATAGACGTATTTGTGTTCGTCCATGTTATATAGCAAGCTAAAACAGCAGCAAATTTTCATTCATAAATCAATGTTTCAATATAAAATGCATTTATTGTTCTTTTAAAACATCTAATCTTTCAAAATTCAGCTTATATGAACAAAAATCGTTGTTACCAAATACAATTGTCCATTCCGCCGGAGAAAAAAAGGCAATTTTCCCAGTAGTTTTCATTTTAAAGAGGCAAAGTAAGATTATTTATTAACAGATACGTGGATGCACACAAGGTGTGTTTTATGCATCAATTTTTCCAGTAGCCTCTAAAATTAACATCTACAACAGCACTTTAAATAGTTTGATGCATCTCCTTCTCACACTATCATCGTTAATCCGGTAAAATAAGTGCCTTAACCAAATGAACTaagtaaaataagaaattaGTAACGGTGACAATGTACTGAGGACTGACATAAAGAAAATTAGTAGCTGAAagactttttcattttttgaaaaattgtaaCACTTTACATGAAAAACTTTACATACTTGTAGGGTATCTAGATATTGATAACAGCATCAGTACAGCGTACAGAGTTTACCTTTTTAAACTGTAACTAAAAGACATTTCAATCCTATGCCTACATTTCACCTGCCTGACACCAAATTTGCTCCAAATCTAAAATATCCAACTAAAGCTACAATGCTGTCATCCGTAGAAATACacctttgtttttcttcttggaAAATTTTTGGATACGTAGAATGATCTCTCCCTGCTGAgaaaactaaacattttaagaaaatttcaTGCACTGACTGCGTATCTCTTAGGAGCATCAAATATTTTGGCCAAGTAAGCTTCAGAAAGAGACACCACAAGCCGGTGGCAGGCCAAAGTTGAAGCTGTTACCATTATTAGAAGGGAAGCCCAGAAGAACCGCAACATCAATATTTTATCCCTACTTGCAGATTTTAGAATCTTATAGAATATCACTCGGAGTCGTCGGTCTCTAAAAATGAAATTGTAATCATCCGTAGGCAAAGATGATCTAGGGGATAGACCTGATTCTTTGTTGCTAAGTCCATTAGCCAATATCACCCGGGAATACTGAATAACTGTAATTCCTTCTCCCAATAATTTAATCATCCATTGGTACACTACGTCAACCATGATCTTGCCGAGTTGTTGGCGAAAAGACTTTCCTTCCTTTGAGACCACTGCTTTGATTAGTGAAGCTCCATCCTGTCCATTCCATGAAAAGTAAGTT encodes the following:
- the LOC137827886 gene encoding rhomboid-like protein 19, whose protein sequence is MSTPPPSQSQGTRLLGASGFTRLCKGLSVVLIALHIVVHLFPSAITYLALIPARTIPFAWNLVTAGYLEQSVYGVVISTIGLLFIGKLLEPVWGPREFIKFIFLVNFLTSLCIFITAIALYYTTRLEHYLYIPLSGFHGVISGFLVGIKQIIPDLELPFLKIKVKWLPSIALLCSIATSFWTLEATSYLPTVIFGTYMSWIYLRYWQRNPETKLKGDPSEDFAFSTFFPDVFRPVIDPIASIFHRMLCWGRSDASNDAQGYTLGGEPLPGSDPIEASRRRERGARALEERLTAERLAGARSAGVLQTDAIENV